The following are from one region of the Streptomyces fradiae genome:
- the msrB gene encoding peptide-methionine (R)-S-oxide reductase MsrB yields MAYEVEKTDEEWQAELTPSEYQVLRLAGTEPAFRGEYTDTKTKGVYSCRACGAELFTSTEKFESHCGWPSFYDPKDSEAVELVSDTSHGMIRTEVRCARCGSHLGHVFEGEGYPTPTDQRYCINSISLRLEPAEDES; encoded by the coding sequence ATGGCGTACGAGGTCGAGAAGACCGACGAGGAATGGCAGGCCGAGCTGACGCCGTCCGAGTACCAGGTGCTGCGGCTCGCCGGCACCGAGCCGGCCTTCCGCGGTGAGTACACGGACACCAAGACCAAGGGCGTCTACTCCTGCCGGGCGTGCGGCGCCGAGCTCTTCACGTCCACCGAGAAGTTCGAGTCGCACTGCGGCTGGCCGTCCTTCTACGACCCGAAGGACAGCGAGGCGGTCGAGCTGGTCTCCGACACCTCGCACGGCATGATCCGCACCGAGGTCCGCTGCGCACGCTGCGGTTCCCACCTCGGACATGTCTTCGAGGGGGAGGGCTATCCCACCCCGACCGACCAGCGGTACTGCATCAACTCGATCTCGCTCCGCCTGGAGCCTGCGGAGGACGAGAGCTGA
- a CDS encoding DUF397 domain-containing protein, with translation MSTTDLSWSKSSYSSSGDGDCVEVALAWHKSTYSSGSGDDCVEVATCPTTVHVRDSKRPEDAQLALAPGAWSAFVGGCEQL, from the coding sequence ATGAGCACCACTGACCTGTCCTGGTCTAAGAGCAGTTACAGCAGCAGCGGCGACGGCGACTGCGTGGAAGTCGCCCTCGCCTGGCACAAGTCGACCTACAGCAGCGGATCGGGCGACGACTGCGTCGAGGTCGCCACCTGCCCCACCACCGTCCACGTCCGTGACTCCAAGCGGCCCGAGGACGCCCAGCTCGCGCTCGCGCCCGGCGCCTGGAGCGCGTTCGTCGGCGGCTGCGAGCAGCTGTAG
- the murC gene encoding UDP-N-acetylmuramate--L-alanine ligase: MAPAIPAAMERPHFIGIGGAGMSGIAKILAQRGAKVAGSDAKESATAEALRALGVTVHIGHAAEHLADDASAVVVSSAIRADNPELARAAELGIPVVHRSDALASLMDGLRAIAVAGTHGKTTTTSMLAVALTELGLDPSYAIGGDLAGPGTNARHGEGEVFVAEADESDRSFQKYDPSVAIVLNVELDHHANYASMDEIYESFEAFAAKIRPGGTLVVGEHAGARELARRVAGREGLTVLTVGEDEGADARILKIVPNGMKSEVTVALDGAEHIFTVSVPGRHYAHNAAAALAAGSRAGVDPAALAQALTAYTGVGRRLQLKGEAAGVQVIDSYAHHPTEMTADLEAMRGAAGASRLLVVFQPHLFSRTQELGKEMGDALALADASVVLDIYPAREDPIPGITSELIVAAARTAGADVTPVHEKEAVPEVVAGMAKPGDLVLTMGAGDVTDLGPKILDRLATN, from the coding sequence ATGGCACCCGCCATCCCTGCCGCCATGGAACGGCCGCACTTCATCGGCATCGGCGGTGCCGGCATGTCGGGCATCGCGAAGATCCTCGCCCAGCGCGGCGCCAAGGTCGCCGGCAGCGACGCCAAGGAGTCCGCGACCGCCGAGGCCCTGCGTGCCCTGGGCGTCACCGTGCACATCGGCCACGCGGCCGAGCACCTGGCCGACGACGCCTCCGCCGTCGTCGTCTCCAGCGCCATCCGCGCCGACAACCCGGAGCTGGCGCGCGCCGCCGAGCTCGGCATCCCGGTCGTGCACCGCTCCGACGCGCTCGCCTCCCTCATGGACGGCCTGCGTGCGATCGCCGTCGCCGGTACGCACGGCAAGACGACCACCACCTCCATGCTGGCCGTCGCGCTCACCGAGCTCGGCCTCGACCCGTCGTACGCCATCGGCGGCGACCTCGCGGGCCCCGGCACCAACGCCCGGCACGGCGAGGGGGAGGTCTTCGTCGCCGAGGCCGACGAAAGCGACCGCAGCTTCCAGAAGTACGACCCGAGCGTGGCGATCGTCCTCAACGTGGAGCTGGACCACCACGCCAACTACGCCTCCATGGACGAGATCTACGAGTCCTTCGAGGCCTTCGCCGCCAAGATCCGCCCCGGCGGCACCCTGGTCGTCGGCGAGCACGCGGGCGCCCGAGAGCTGGCCCGCCGGGTCGCCGGCCGCGAGGGCCTGACCGTCCTCACCGTCGGCGAGGACGAGGGCGCCGACGCCCGCATCCTGAAGATCGTCCCGAACGGGATGAAGAGCGAGGTCACGGTCGCCCTCGACGGCGCCGAGCACATCTTCACCGTCTCCGTGCCCGGCCGCCACTACGCCCACAACGCCGCCGCCGCCCTCGCCGCCGGCTCCCGCGCCGGCGTCGACCCGGCCGCCCTCGCCCAGGCGCTCACCGCCTACACCGGCGTCGGCCGCCGCCTCCAGCTCAAGGGCGAGGCCGCGGGCGTGCAGGTCATCGACTCGTACGCGCACCACCCCACCGAGATGACCGCCGACCTGGAGGCCATGCGCGGCGCCGCCGGAGCCTCCCGCCTCCTCGTCGTCTTCCAGCCGCACCTCTTCTCCCGCACCCAGGAACTGGGCAAGGAGATGGGCGACGCGCTCGCCCTCGCGGACGCCTCGGTCGTGCTCGACATCTACCCGGCCCGCGAGGACCCGATCCCGGGCATCACCAGCGAGCTGATCGTCGCCGCGGCCCGTACGGCCGGCGCCGACGTCACGCCCGTGCACGAGAAGGAAGCCGTCCCGGAGGTCGTGGCGGGAATGGCGAAGCCCGGCGACCTGGTTCTGACCATGGGCGCGGGCGACGTCACCGACCTGGGCCCGAAGATCCTGGACCGGCTGGCCACGAACTGA
- a CDS encoding ATP-binding protein, with amino-acid sequence MTPPQTREVPVTVRVFTQRFSSTPRGARLARRLALHQLDRWGHAYGTPLSDTVAQIVAELAANAVTHGRVPGRDFELTLSYTPERRLVVDVSDTRTERRPGLVAPLPLSDSGRGLLLVDALATRWDILDRLPIGKTVRAELDL; translated from the coding sequence ATGACTCCCCCTCAGACCCGCGAAGTGCCGGTTACCGTACGTGTGTTCACCCAGCGCTTCAGCTCGACCCCGCGCGGCGCCCGCCTCGCCCGCCGGCTCGCTCTCCACCAGCTCGACCGCTGGGGGCACGCCTACGGAACGCCACTCTCCGACACCGTCGCCCAGATCGTCGCCGAGCTCGCCGCGAACGCGGTCACCCACGGGCGGGTGCCCGGCCGGGACTTCGAGCTCACGCTCTCGTACACGCCGGAACGACGTCTGGTCGTCGACGTCTCCGACACCCGCACCGAACGCCGGCCCGGCCTCGTCGCCCCGCTGCCGCTCTCCGACTCGGGCCGCGGCCTGCTCCTCGTCGACGCGCTCGCCACCCGCTGGGACATCCTGGACCGCCTGCCCATCGGCAAGACGGTCCGCGCCGAGCTTGATCTATGA
- a CDS encoding indole-3-glycerol phosphate synthase produces MFTSVLMIEKPLTSTDVDFVTTLHGDEVVSFIVLMQPRGDQADLLLRAIDDVAMGELKEATREGDEPEGKEARPLAEQALEASLQALRAAGCEAVGQVVEDHPLNKMKSVVDESEADEVIVLTAPHYVEEFFHRDWASRARHKVGVPVLKLFAHSD; encoded by the coding sequence GTGTTCACAAGCGTTCTGATGATCGAGAAGCCCCTCACGTCCACCGACGTGGACTTCGTCACCACGCTCCACGGTGACGAGGTCGTCTCGTTCATCGTTCTGATGCAGCCGCGTGGTGACCAGGCCGATCTACTGCTGCGCGCCATCGACGACGTGGCGATGGGCGAACTGAAAGAGGCGACCCGCGAGGGCGACGAGCCCGAGGGCAAGGAGGCCCGGCCGCTCGCCGAGCAGGCCCTGGAGGCCTCGCTCCAGGCGTTGCGGGCCGCGGGTTGCGAGGCCGTCGGACAGGTGGTCGAGGACCACCCCCTGAACAAGATGAAATCGGTGGTCGACGAGTCCGAGGCCGACGAGGTGATCGTGCTGACCGCCCCGCACTACGTGGAGGAGTTCTTCCACCGCGACTGGGCGTCCCGGGCCCGCCACAAGGTGGGGGTGCCGGTCCTGAAGCTGTTCGCACACAGCGACTGA
- the katG gene encoding catalase/peroxidase HPI: MSEQKHEPLVSEDPAASEGAGGCPVAHGRAPHPTQGGGNRQWWPDRLNLKILAKNPAVANPLGEEFDYAEAFEALDLPAVKRDIAEVLTTSQDWWPADFGNYGPLMIRMAWHAAGTYRVSDGRGGAGTGQQRFAPLSSWPDNASLDKARRLLWPVKKKYGKSISWADLMVLTGNVALETMGFETFGFGGGRVDAWEPDEDVYWGPETEWLGDARYTGDRDLENPLAAVQMGLIYVNPEGPNGNPDPIAAARDIRETFARMAMNDEETVALIAGGHTFGKTHGAGPADHVGADPEAAPMEQMGLGWKSSFNTGVGKDAITSGLEVTWTSTPTRWSNNFFWNLFGYEYELTESPAGAKQWVAKGAPETIPDAFDPEKKHRPTMLTTDLSLKLDPIYGPISRRFYENPDQFADAFARAWYKLTHRDMGPVVRYLGPEVPSEELLWQDPLPQATGETLGAADIAALKEQILGSELTVTQLVSAAWAAASSFRGSDKRGGANGGRIRLEPQRNWEANNPDELAQVLRVLEGVQESFNAKGGTQVSLADLVVLAGTAGVEKAAEDAGVTVEVPFSPGRVDASQEQTDVHSFANLEPAADGFRNYLGKGQRLPAEYLLVDKANLLTLSAPEMTVLVGGLRALGVTQPQTSLGVLTETPGKLTNDFFVNLLDLDTEWKSTSDDQSTFEARDADGNVKWTGTRADLVFGANAELRAVAEVYASDDAKDKFVTDFVAAWAKVMDLDRFDLR; encoded by the coding sequence ATGTCTGAGCAGAAGCACGAACCCCTTGTCAGCGAGGACCCGGCGGCGTCGGAAGGCGCCGGCGGCTGCCCGGTCGCGCACGGCCGCGCCCCGCACCCCACCCAGGGCGGCGGAAACCGGCAGTGGTGGCCGGACCGGCTGAACCTGAAGATCCTCGCCAAGAACCCGGCGGTGGCGAACCCCCTCGGCGAGGAGTTCGACTACGCCGAGGCCTTCGAGGCCCTCGACCTCCCGGCCGTCAAGCGGGACATCGCCGAGGTCCTCACCACCTCGCAGGACTGGTGGCCGGCCGACTTCGGCAACTACGGCCCGCTGATGATCCGCATGGCCTGGCACGCCGCCGGCACCTACCGCGTCAGCGACGGCCGCGGCGGCGCCGGCACCGGCCAGCAGCGCTTCGCCCCGCTGAGCAGCTGGCCCGACAACGCGAGCCTGGACAAGGCCCGCCGTCTGCTGTGGCCGGTGAAGAAGAAGTACGGCAAGTCGATCTCCTGGGCCGACCTGATGGTCCTCACCGGAAACGTGGCCCTGGAGACCATGGGCTTCGAGACCTTCGGCTTCGGCGGCGGCCGCGTCGACGCCTGGGAGCCGGACGAGGACGTCTACTGGGGCCCGGAGACCGAGTGGCTGGGCGACGCCCGCTACACCGGCGACCGCGACCTGGAGAACCCGCTCGCCGCCGTCCAGATGGGCCTCATCTACGTCAACCCCGAGGGCCCCAACGGCAACCCGGACCCGATCGCCGCGGCCCGCGACATCCGCGAGACCTTCGCCCGGATGGCGATGAACGACGAGGAGACCGTCGCCCTCATCGCCGGCGGCCACACCTTCGGCAAGACCCACGGCGCCGGCCCGGCCGACCACGTGGGCGCCGACCCGGAGGCCGCGCCGATGGAGCAGATGGGCCTCGGCTGGAAGAGCTCGTTCAACACGGGTGTCGGCAAGGACGCGATCACCTCGGGTCTTGAGGTCACCTGGACCAGCACGCCCACCCGCTGGTCGAACAACTTCTTCTGGAACCTGTTCGGTTACGAGTACGAGCTCACCGAGAGCCCGGCCGGCGCCAAGCAGTGGGTGGCCAAGGGTGCCCCGGAGACCATCCCGGACGCCTTCGACCCGGAGAAGAAGCACCGCCCGACGATGCTCACCACCGACCTCTCGCTGAAGCTCGACCCGATCTACGGGCCGATCTCGCGCCGCTTCTACGAGAACCCCGACCAGTTCGCGGACGCCTTCGCCCGCGCCTGGTACAAGCTCACCCACCGCGACATGGGCCCGGTCGTCCGCTACCTCGGCCCCGAGGTCCCGAGCGAGGAGCTGCTGTGGCAGGACCCGCTGCCGCAGGCCACCGGTGAGACCCTCGGCGCCGCGGACATCGCCGCCCTCAAGGAGCAGATCCTCGGCTCGGAGCTCACGGTGACCCAGCTGGTCTCCGCCGCCTGGGCCGCCGCCTCCTCCTTCCGCGGCAGCGACAAGCGCGGTGGCGCCAACGGCGGCCGTATCCGTCTGGAGCCGCAGCGCAACTGGGAGGCCAACAACCCCGACGAGCTCGCCCAGGTCCTGCGCGTCCTCGAAGGCGTCCAGGAGTCCTTCAACGCCAAGGGCGGCACGCAGGTCTCCCTCGCCGACCTCGTCGTCCTCGCGGGCACCGCGGGCGTCGAGAAGGCCGCCGAGGACGCCGGCGTGACGGTGGAGGTGCCGTTCTCCCCGGGCCGCGTCGACGCCTCGCAGGAGCAGACGGACGTCCACTCCTTCGCCAACCTGGAGCCCGCCGCGGACGGCTTCCGCAACTACCTGGGCAAGGGCCAGCGCCTCCCCGCCGAGTACCTGCTCGTCGACAAGGCGAACCTGCTCACCCTCTCCGCCCCGGAGATGACCGTCCTGGTCGGCGGTCTGCGCGCGCTCGGGGTCACCCAGCCGCAGACCTCCCTCGGTGTCCTCACCGAGACCCCCGGCAAGCTGACGAACGACTTCTTCGTCAACCTGCTCGACCTGGACACCGAGTGGAAGTCCACCAGCGACGACCAGTCCACCTTCGAGGCCCGCGACGCCGACGGCAACGTCAAGTGGACCGGCACCCGCGCCGACCTGGTCTTCGGCGCCAACGCCGAACTCCGCGCCGTCGCCGAGGTGTACGCCTCGGACGACGCCAAGGACAAGTTCGTGACGGACTTCGTCGCGGCCTGGGCCAAGGTCATGGACCTGGACCGGTTCGACCTGCGCTGA
- a CDS encoding hyaluronoglucosaminidase yields MTVTRRLFMGGFTAGAVTVAVGATAGEAGAAEAVGETTNFPGPVVAQGQVTAPRFYATTDGEGLYVKSTNTVDNAATVFLAATSGGGSALNVSSYNADSSAMYLSGKERNSRGTLKIAHVGYADGSDSGASALSIDLQTQGTASQGIYVTATNGPTTGALIVLRNNAGLEDLTVKGTGLIGIGIDRGATPRAQVHIVQRTEKPGLLVDGTVEIGNVTTPPTGTVSSHGGGTLYAQNGELWWRGPAGTPTRIAPA; encoded by the coding sequence ATGACTGTCACACGCAGACTGTTCATGGGCGGATTCACGGCCGGAGCCGTGACCGTGGCCGTCGGAGCGACCGCGGGGGAGGCGGGGGCCGCCGAGGCGGTGGGGGAGACCACGAACTTCCCCGGCCCGGTCGTCGCCCAGGGCCAGGTGACCGCACCCCGCTTCTACGCCACGACGGACGGCGAGGGCCTGTACGTGAAGTCGACGAACACCGTCGACAACGCGGCCACCGTCTTCCTGGCCGCCACCTCCGGCGGCGGCTCCGCGCTCAACGTCAGCTCCTACAACGCCGACAGCTCGGCCATGTACCTCAGCGGCAAGGAGCGCAACAGCCGCGGCACCCTGAAGATCGCGCACGTCGGCTACGCCGACGGCTCCGACAGCGGCGCCTCCGCCCTGTCCATCGACCTCCAGACCCAGGGCACCGCCTCGCAGGGCATCTATGTCACCGCGACCAACGGCCCCACCACCGGAGCCCTGATCGTCCTGCGCAACAACGCGGGCCTGGAAGACCTGACCGTCAAGGGCACCGGCCTCATCGGCATCGGCATCGACCGCGGCGCCACCCCGCGCGCCCAGGTCCACATCGTCCAGCGGACGGAGAAGCCGGGCCTGCTCGTCGACGGCACCGTCGAGATCGGCAACGTCACCACCCCGCCCACCGGCACCGTCTCCTCTCACGGCGGCGGCACCCTCTACGCCCAGAACGGCGAGCTGTGGTGGCGCGGCCCCGCCGGAACCCCCACTCGTATCGCCCCCGCATAG
- a CDS encoding Scr1 family TA system antitoxin-like transcriptional regulator, with translation MTDSDAEPETSDSLKAFGEVIKAFRKRAGLTQEQYAPQVGYSVETVSSVEQGRRFPSPKFVDRSEEFFDAFGAIKGPAKHLSREPLANWFRRWAALEAKALCLYTYENRFVPGLLQIEEYQRVLFEEQLPPLGDEEIEENLVARVKRQKLLTERPNTAYSFIIEENVLRRETGGPAVHRAQIEHILRMSERRNIEIQVMEQRRGNHAGLAGAMRLLETPENRWYGYVEGQESGVLISDAKVVGILQMRYARMRSQALTLEDSQSLLRQMRGAT, from the coding sequence ATGACAGACAGCGACGCGGAACCGGAGACCTCGGACAGCCTGAAGGCCTTCGGAGAGGTGATCAAGGCATTCCGCAAGCGGGCGGGGCTCACCCAGGAACAGTACGCCCCGCAGGTGGGGTACTCGGTGGAGACGGTCTCGTCCGTCGAACAGGGACGGCGGTTCCCGTCGCCGAAGTTCGTGGACCGGTCGGAGGAGTTCTTCGACGCCTTCGGGGCGATCAAGGGTCCGGCGAAGCACCTGTCGCGGGAGCCCCTGGCCAACTGGTTCCGGCGGTGGGCGGCGCTTGAGGCGAAGGCGCTCTGCCTCTACACGTACGAGAACCGATTCGTACCCGGACTGCTCCAGATCGAGGAGTACCAACGCGTCCTCTTCGAGGAGCAGTTGCCGCCGTTGGGCGACGAGGAGATCGAGGAGAACCTCGTCGCCCGCGTGAAGCGGCAGAAGCTGCTCACCGAGCGGCCCAACACCGCGTACAGCTTCATCATCGAGGAGAACGTGCTGCGGAGGGAGACCGGCGGACCTGCAGTCCACCGCGCGCAGATCGAGCACATCCTGCGGATGTCCGAGCGGCGCAACATCGAGATCCAGGTGATGGAGCAGAGGCGGGGCAACCACGCGGGGCTCGCCGGAGCTATGCGGTTACTTGAGACCCCCGAGAACCGCTGGTACGGGTACGTCGAGGGCCAGGAGAGCGGGGTGCTCATCTCCGACGCCAAAGTCGTCGGCATCCTCCAGATGCGGTATGCCAGGATGCGGTCACAGGCTCTTACGCTGGAAGACTCCCAGAGCCTGTTGCGGCAGATGCGAGGAGCGACATGA
- the zapE gene encoding cell division protein ZapE: MTEAASLDSTEAAPLSLCSREPRVPADRLVAEMVPPPRFDSVRFDTYIPDPNQPSQIEAVKVLSGFAEGLGGAHATGAGKRRWFSRAPKATAPAGPRGVYLDGGYGVGKTHLLASLWHATPAEPALKAFGTFVELTNLVGALGFQQTVQTLSGHRLLCIDEFELDDPGDTVLVSSLLSRLVEHGVALAATSNTLPGKLGEGRFAAADFLREIQGLSAHFRPLRIDGEDYRHRGLPEAPAPYDDETVTRTAYATPGASLDDFPHLLEHLARVHPSRYGALTDELTAVCLTDVQAVPDQSTALRLVVLADRLYDREIPVLASGLPFDKLFSDEMLNGGYKKKYFRAISRLTALARDAKGLVAQ; the protein is encoded by the coding sequence ATGACAGAAGCCGCTTCCCTCGATTCCACCGAGGCGGCCCCGCTCTCGCTCTGCTCCCGGGAGCCCCGCGTGCCCGCCGACCGCCTTGTGGCGGAGATGGTGCCGCCGCCGCGGTTCGACTCGGTGCGCTTCGACACGTACATCCCGGACCCGAACCAGCCCAGCCAGATCGAGGCGGTCAAGGTCCTGAGCGGCTTCGCCGAGGGCCTGGGCGGCGCGCACGCCACCGGCGCCGGCAAGCGCCGCTGGTTCTCCCGCGCCCCCAAGGCCACGGCCCCGGCCGGACCGCGCGGTGTCTACCTGGACGGCGGCTACGGCGTCGGCAAGACCCACCTGCTCGCCTCCCTCTGGCACGCCACCCCGGCGGAGCCCGCGCTCAAGGCCTTCGGCACCTTCGTGGAGCTGACAAACCTTGTGGGCGCGCTGGGCTTCCAGCAGACCGTGCAGACGCTGAGCGGGCACCGACTGCTGTGCATCGACGAGTTCGAGCTGGACGACCCGGGCGACACCGTCCTGGTCTCCTCCCTGCTCAGCCGGCTCGTGGAGCACGGCGTGGCGCTCGCCGCGACCTCCAACACCCTGCCCGGCAAGCTCGGCGAGGGCCGCTTCGCCGCCGCCGACTTCCTGCGCGAGATCCAGGGCCTGTCGGCGCACTTCCGCCCGCTGCGGATCGACGGCGAGGACTACCGCCACCGCGGCCTGCCGGAGGCCCCCGCGCCGTACGACGACGAGACCGTGACCCGGACCGCGTACGCCACCCCCGGCGCCTCGCTCGACGACTTCCCGCACCTGCTCGAACACCTGGCCAGGGTTCACCCGAGCCGGTACGGGGCGCTGACGGACGAGCTGACCGCGGTCTGCCTCACCGACGTGCAGGCGGTCCCCGACCAGTCGACCGCGCTGCGGCTCGTCGTCCTCGCCGACCGGCTCTACGACCGCGAGATACCCGTGCTCGCCTCCGGACTCCCCTTCGACAAGCTGTTCAGCGACGAGATGCTGAACGGCGGGTACAAGAAGAAGTACTTCCGGGCGATCTCCCGGCTCACCGCCCTCGCGCGGGACGCGAAGGGGCTCGTGGCGCAGTAG
- a CDS encoding Fur family transcriptional regulator, whose protein sequence is MSNLLERLRRRGWRMTAQRRVVAEVLDGEHIHLTADEVLARATARLPEISRATVYNTLGELVSLGEVIEVSGVGRAKRYDPNAHRDHQHLVCAGCGTVRDVHPEGDLLEGLPAAERFGFTVTGVEITYRGLCPVCGAEEAVESATE, encoded by the coding sequence ATGAGCAACCTGCTGGAACGGCTTCGCCGACGCGGCTGGCGGATGACCGCCCAGCGGCGCGTGGTCGCCGAGGTCCTCGACGGCGAGCACATCCACCTCACCGCGGACGAGGTGCTCGCGCGCGCCACCGCGAGACTGCCCGAGATCTCGCGTGCGACCGTGTACAACACGCTGGGCGAGCTGGTCTCGCTCGGCGAGGTGATCGAGGTGTCCGGCGTCGGCCGCGCCAAGCGTTACGACCCGAACGCGCACCGGGACCACCAGCACCTGGTCTGCGCGGGCTGCGGCACGGTGCGCGACGTGCACCCGGAGGGCGACCTCCTGGAGGGGCTGCCGGCGGCGGAGCGCTTCGGCTTCACGGTGACGGGGGTGGAGATCACGTACCGCGGGCTCTGCCCGGTGTGCGGGGCGGAGGAGGCCGTGGAGTCGGCCACGGAATAG
- a CDS encoding SDR family NAD(P)-dependent oxidoreductase, whose protein sequence is MAYLDQLFSLSGRKALVTGGSSGIGRAIARALARAGASVVVVARREAELKETVDELTGLGGTATWVSGDLGSREGVRAAAEAAVEALGGEPDIVVNSAGINLRPPLSDLTDEVWDRTMAVNLEAPFLLGQRFGPGMAERGFGRIIHVTSQQAHRAFVQSGAYGVSKGALESLARSQAEAWSPYGVTVNTLVPGFVMTPLNERLSADPDRVADLAARTLVGRNGLPEDFEGAAVFLASPASAYVTGQAVFVDGGFSVH, encoded by the coding sequence GTGGCGTACCTGGACCAGCTGTTCTCCCTCTCCGGGCGCAAGGCCCTCGTCACCGGCGGCAGTTCGGGCATCGGGCGGGCCATCGCGCGCGCCCTTGCCCGGGCCGGGGCGTCCGTGGTGGTCGTGGCGCGGCGTGAGGCGGAGCTGAAGGAGACGGTGGACGAGCTCACCGGGCTCGGCGGCACGGCGACGTGGGTGAGCGGGGATCTCGGGAGCCGCGAGGGCGTACGGGCGGCGGCCGAGGCCGCCGTGGAGGCGCTCGGCGGCGAGCCGGACATCGTCGTGAACTCCGCCGGGATCAATCTGCGGCCACCGCTGTCCGACCTCACCGACGAGGTGTGGGACCGGACGATGGCGGTGAACCTGGAGGCGCCGTTCCTGCTCGGGCAGCGCTTCGGGCCCGGCATGGCCGAGCGGGGCTTCGGGCGGATCATCCATGTGACGTCCCAGCAGGCGCACCGGGCGTTTGTTCAGTCCGGGGCGTACGGGGTGTCGAAGGGCGCCCTGGAGTCGCTGGCGCGTTCGCAGGCCGAGGCCTGGTCGCCGTACGGCGTCACCGTGAACACCCTCGTACCCGGGTTCGTGATGACCCCGCTGAACGAGCGCCTGTCCGCCGACCCGGACCGGGTCGCGGATCTCGCGGCCCGCACCCTGGTCGGGCGCAACGGTCTGCCGGAGGACTTCGAGGGCGCCGCCGTCTTTCTGGCGAGCCCTGCCTCCGCGTACGTCACGGGGCAGGCGGTGTTCGTGGACGGCGGGTTCTCCGTCCACTGA
- a CDS encoding OsmC family protein, whose translation MAATRTAHNVWEGDLLSGKGVVTLDSSGLGTYDVSWPARTDEAANGRTSPEELIAAAHSSCYNMAFSNVLAKNGTPPTRLETRADVTFVPGKGITGIHLTVRGEVPSLDADRFQELAEDAKKNCPVSQALTGTTITLTAELA comes from the coding sequence ATGGCCGCTACGCGTACCGCCCACAACGTCTGGGAGGGCGACCTGCTCAGCGGGAAGGGCGTCGTGACGCTCGACTCGTCCGGTCTCGGCACGTACGACGTCTCCTGGCCGGCTCGCACCGACGAGGCGGCCAACGGGAGGACCAGCCCCGAGGAGCTGATCGCCGCCGCGCACTCCTCCTGCTACAACATGGCGTTCTCCAACGTCCTCGCCAAGAACGGCACCCCGCCCACCCGTCTGGAGACCAGGGCCGACGTCACCTTCGTGCCGGGCAAGGGCATCACGGGCATCCACCTCACCGTGCGCGGCGAGGTGCCGAGCCTGGACGCGGACCGGTTCCAGGAGCTGGCGGAGGACGCGAAGAAGAACTGCCCGGTGAGCCAGGCGCTGACGGGCACGACGATCACGCTGACGGCCGAACTGGCGTAA
- a CDS encoding pyrimidine reductase family protein, producing MRRLLPVTDMTATAPDTVAAPSADRTARTDHAGPSVHDWSLDELADAYAYPPEAATGRWLRANMVSSLDGAGQHDGRSQPLSSEADMRIFGTLRGLADVVVVGAETVRSEGYRPARARDAFAARRAAAGQGPAPVIAVVTASLDLDFSLPLFTEPLVPTLVLTGAGSSAERRAEAERAGAEVVIAGDDRGIDPERAVTALAERGLRRQLTEGGPRLLGQFVAAGVLDELCLTLSPTMTAGAAQRIAGGPSVAVPKRFAVASVLEQDGFLFTRYRRI from the coding sequence ATGCGACGCTTGCTTCCTGTGACGGACATGACAGCGACAGCCCCCGACACCGTTGCCGCTCCCAGCGCCGACCGCACCGCCCGTACCGACCATGCCGGCCCCTCGGTCCACGACTGGTCGCTCGACGAGCTCGCCGACGCCTACGCGTACCCGCCCGAGGCGGCGACCGGGCGCTGGCTGCGGGCCAACATGGTCTCCTCGCTCGACGGCGCCGGCCAGCACGACGGCCGCTCGCAGCCGTTGTCCTCCGAGGCCGACATGCGGATCTTCGGCACCCTGCGGGGTCTGGCGGACGTCGTGGTCGTCGGCGCGGAGACGGTACGGAGCGAGGGCTACCGCCCGGCCCGGGCGCGGGACGCGTTCGCGGCGCGGCGGGCGGCGGCGGGCCAGGGCCCGGCGCCGGTGATCGCGGTCGTGACCGCCTCGCTCGACCTGGATTTCTCGCTTCCGCTTTTCACCGAGCCGCTCGTCCCCACCCTCGTCCTCACCGGCGCCGGCTCCTCCGCCGAACGCCGTGCCGAGGCCGAGCGCGCGGGCGCCGAGGTGGTGATCGCCGGCGACGACCGCGGCATCGATCCGGAGCGCGCGGTGACGGCCCTCGCGGAGCGCGGACTGCGGCGCCAGCTGACCGAGGGCGGGCCGCGCCTGCTCGGGCAGTTCGTGGCCGCCGGGGTGCTCGACGAGCTGTGTCTGACCCTCTCCCCGACCATGACGGCGGGCGCCGCGCAGCGGATCGCCGGGGGCCCGTCCGTCGCGGTTCCGAAACGCTTCGCCGTGGCGTCGGTGCTGGAGCAGGACGGCTTCCTCTTCACCCGCTACCGTCGGATCTGA